A single genomic interval of Zunongwangia sp. HGR-M22 harbors:
- a CDS encoding riboflavin synthase: MFTGIIEEVGKIKNLAKEGSNLHIEIEAKMTPELKIDQSVAHNGVCLTVVSIKDYSYIVTAIQETLNKTNLSSLAENDFVNLERGMKLGDRLDGHIVQGHVDQTAKCIEVKEIDGSWQFTFEYDPKLNNITIEKGSITVNGVSLTVVNSKRNSFSVAIIPYTYENTTFKYLKEGSIINLEFDVIGKYVKRITELS; encoded by the coding sequence ATGTTTACTGGGATAATAGAAGAGGTAGGAAAAATAAAGAATCTGGCAAAAGAAGGCTCTAATCTACATATTGAAATTGAAGCAAAAATGACTCCTGAATTAAAGATTGACCAAAGTGTCGCTCATAACGGGGTTTGTCTTACGGTAGTTTCAATAAAAGATTATAGCTATATTGTTACCGCTATTCAGGAAACACTAAACAAAACTAATCTAAGTTCATTAGCTGAAAATGATTTTGTGAATTTAGAAAGAGGAATGAAGCTTGGCGATCGTTTAGACGGCCATATCGTACAGGGCCATGTAGACCAAACAGCGAAATGTATTGAAGTTAAAGAGATCGATGGAAGCTGGCAATTTACTTTTGAATACGATCCAAAATTGAATAATATTACTATTGAAAAAGGTTCAATTACCGTAAACGGAGTAAGTCTTACGGTGGTTAATTCTAAAAGAAACTCTTTCTCTGTAGCAATTATCCCTTATACTTATGAGAATACGACTTTTAAATATCTTAAAGAAGGCTCTATTATCAATTTAGAATTTGATGTTATTGGTAAGTATGTTAAAAGGATTACTGAACTCTCTTAG
- the rpmF gene encoding 50S ribosomal protein L32 yields the protein MAHPKRKVSKTRRDKRRTHYKATAPKIATDPTTGEAHLYHRAHWHEGKLYYRGQVLIDNTEEVEA from the coding sequence ATGGCACATCCAAAGAGAAAGGTATCTAAAACCAGAAGGGATAAAAGAAGAACTCATTACAAAGCGACAGCACCAAAGATCGCTACAGATCCTACGACTGGTGAGGCACATTTATATCACAGAGCGCACTGGCACGAAGGTAAATTATACTACCGTGGCCAGGTGTTAATTGATAACACTGAAGAAGTAGAAGCTTAA
- a CDS encoding sensor histidine kinase: MTYKKYSLGVLLRLLILTGSLTAVAFGISLHQIALIIVGAILALVVFYNLYKFITRRFIAMDDFFESVKYNDFSRRFVSKGAPEDLSRLHEGFNLINDKIREINSNKEAQYLYLQKILEMVDVGIISYNQKTGDVLWANEAIKKTLSIPSFKNIKFLKSRKPKLFETIFEMSHLTGSSISINVNGEKIKVLVSETVFYENEHSFKIILLQNIDETLNQNESEAWKKLLSVMTHEIMNSIAPISSLADTLQYQVTENLKNPEENTLDISDLNEAIGSIKKRSEGLMKFAKTYRSLNKVTHINRNNVFVEDLFASIERLMRPSLASKNIDLYFELSNLQLQIKIDSYLIEQVLINLIVNARDALQEIENAEIYVTAKATTDGYTVIKVIDNGNGIPQEIQETIFVPFFTTKKNGSGIGLSLCKQIMMLHKGKIQIHSAQNKGTVIGLYFQNK; the protein is encoded by the coding sequence ATGACTTATAAAAAATACAGTTTAGGCGTTTTGCTAAGACTGCTGATTTTAACGGGGTCTTTAACTGCCGTTGCTTTTGGGATAAGTCTGCACCAAATAGCATTGATCATTGTAGGAGCAATCCTGGCTTTGGTGGTATTTTATAACCTGTATAAATTTATCACCCGTCGTTTTATAGCGATGGACGATTTTTTTGAATCGGTTAAATACAACGATTTTTCCAGACGTTTTGTAAGCAAAGGAGCACCTGAGGATTTGTCTCGACTTCATGAGGGTTTCAATTTGATAAATGATAAAATTCGGGAGATTAATTCCAATAAGGAAGCACAGTATCTTTATCTTCAGAAAATATTAGAAATGGTAGATGTTGGCATCATTTCTTATAATCAAAAAACAGGCGATGTGCTTTGGGCGAACGAGGCAATCAAGAAAACCCTGAGTATCCCATCCTTCAAAAATATAAAATTTCTTAAAAGCCGAAAACCGAAATTATTCGAGACCATTTTTGAAATGAGCCATCTTACCGGAAGTTCTATAAGCATTAATGTAAATGGTGAAAAGATAAAAGTATTGGTTTCTGAAACGGTTTTTTATGAAAACGAACATTCATTTAAGATCATTTTACTTCAAAATATTGATGAAACCCTTAATCAAAATGAATCTGAAGCCTGGAAAAAGTTACTGAGTGTGATGACGCATGAAATCATGAATTCTATCGCACCAATTTCTTCGCTGGCCGATACTTTGCAATATCAGGTCACCGAAAACCTGAAGAATCCTGAAGAAAATACTTTAGATATTTCAGATTTAAATGAAGCGATAGGAAGTATTAAAAAGCGAAGCGAAGGATTGATGAAATTCGCTAAAACCTATCGTAGTTTAAATAAAGTCACGCATATAAACCGAAATAATGTATTTGTAGAAGATCTTTTTGCTTCGATAGAGCGGTTAATGCGACCATCATTGGCTTCTAAGAATATCGACTTATATTTTGAGCTTTCTAATCTACAACTACAAATAAAGATCGATAGTTATCTTATCGAGCAGGTGCTAATTAATCTGATCGTGAATGCGAGAGATGCTTTACAGGAAATTGAAAATGCAGAAATCTATGTAACCGCAAAAGCAACTACAGATGGTTACACCGTTATTAAAGTTATTGATAATGGAAATGGCATTCCGCAGGAAATCCAAGAAACGATATTTGTTCCTTTCTTCACAACAAAAAAAAATGGTAGCGGAATCGGTTTAAGCTTATGTAAGCAAATTATGATGTTGCATAAGGGGAAAATTCAGATTCACAGTGCGCAAAATAAAGGCACGGTAATTGGACTTTATTTTCAGAACAAATAA
- the pdxA gene encoding 4-hydroxythreonine-4-phosphate dehydrogenase PdxA, whose product MKHPKKIKLGISIGDLNGIGSEIVLKTFDDSRMLEFCTPVIFASTKIISFLKKKYKLGINFQGIDNAEEVIDGKINIVNVWKESVTINFGEEDLKVGEYAFKSLEAATEALKNDKIDALVTAPINKHTIQSEKFNFPGHTDYLAKELQGESLMLMITDDLKVGLLTDHVALKDIAEVITPELIKKKIRIIQQTLKQDFRIRKPKIAVLGINPHSGDNGVIGKEDEEVLKPTLNEFREKGELVYGPFSADSFFGSKNYKNFDAVIASYHDQGLIPFKTLSFGRGVNFTAGLSKVRTSPDHGTAFEIAGTNSANISSFKEAVFKAIEISSCRNEYMELTENPLKRQSKKI is encoded by the coding sequence ATGAAACATCCTAAAAAGATAAAACTAGGAATTAGTATAGGTGATTTGAATGGTATTGGAAGTGAGATTGTACTTAAAACATTCGATGATTCAAGAATGTTAGAATTTTGTACTCCCGTCATATTTGCCTCTACCAAAATTATTTCATTTTTAAAGAAAAAGTATAAACTCGGAATCAACTTTCAGGGTATTGATAATGCGGAAGAAGTTATCGATGGTAAAATTAACATCGTAAATGTATGGAAAGAAAGCGTAACTATAAATTTTGGAGAAGAAGATTTAAAAGTTGGGGAATATGCTTTTAAATCTCTGGAAGCTGCGACTGAAGCTTTAAAGAACGATAAAATTGACGCTCTTGTAACTGCGCCAATTAATAAACACACTATCCAGTCAGAAAAATTTAATTTTCCAGGACATACCGATTATTTGGCGAAAGAATTACAAGGAGAAAGTCTTATGCTAATGATTACAGACGATTTAAAAGTCGGACTACTTACTGATCATGTGGCATTAAAGGATATTGCTGAAGTAATTACTCCGGAATTAATTAAAAAGAAAATTAGAATTATTCAGCAAACTTTAAAACAGGATTTTAGAATTCGGAAGCCAAAAATAGCTGTTTTAGGGATTAATCCACATAGCGGAGATAATGGGGTGATTGGTAAAGAAGATGAAGAAGTTTTAAAACCTACACTTAATGAGTTTCGAGAAAAAGGGGAGTTGGTTTACGGGCCATTTTCAGCCGACAGCTTTTTTGGCTCTAAAAATTATAAAAATTTTGATGCCGTAATAGCTTCATATCACGATCAGGGATTAATACCATTTAAAACACTTTCTTTTGGACGCGGTGTAAATTTCACTGCAGGGCTAAGTAAAGTGAGAACTTCACCAGATCATGGAACGGCCTTCGAAATTGCTGGAACAAACTCAGCCAATATAAGTTCGTTTAAGGAAGCTGTATTTAAGGCAATTGAGATTTCTAGCTGTAGAAATGAGTATATGGAATTAACTGAAAATCCATTAAAAAGGCAGAGTAAAAAGATATAA
- a CDS encoding YceD family protein, giving the protein MRKMKAYTIPFVGLKLGKHQFEYKIDNEFFEHFEYEEFNNADVKVDLLFEKKTTMMELTFEASGTVNVNCDITNEPYDQPIDSSLFLVIKFGEEFNDDNEDLLIIPHGEFEVNVQQYIYELIVLAVPAKKIHPGVEDGSLKSDVLEKLEELSLGSKEKKDGDDIDPRWDKLKNLLND; this is encoded by the coding sequence ATGAGGAAAATGAAAGCCTATACGATCCCTTTTGTGGGGTTAAAGCTTGGAAAGCACCAGTTTGAGTACAAGATTGACAATGAGTTCTTTGAGCATTTTGAGTACGAAGAGTTTAATAATGCCGATGTTAAAGTCGACTTATTATTCGAAAAGAAAACCACAATGATGGAGCTTACTTTTGAAGCTTCAGGAACAGTAAATGTAAATTGTGACATTACAAACGAGCCTTACGACCAGCCAATAGACAGTAGTTTATTTTTGGTTATTAAATTTGGCGAAGAGTTTAATGATGACAATGAGGATTTGCTAATCATACCACATGGTGAGTTTGAAGTAAACGTACAGCAATATATTTACGAACTAATTGTTCTTGCAGTTCCTGCAAAAAAGATTCATCCTGGAGTAGAAGACGGGAGCTTAAAATCTGACGTGTTGGAAAAACTGGAAGAGTTAAGCTTGGGCAGTAAAGAAAAGAAAGATGGGGACGATATTGATCCCCGATGGGATAAATTAAAAAATTTACTAAACGATTAA
- a CDS encoding sigma-54-dependent transcriptional regulator, which produces MQLKNANILVIDDDPDVLTALRIMLKSLANKVVTEKNPNNITSLLEQEKFDLVILDMNFNGVVNTGNEGIFWLNKIKQIDKKVDVILITAYADIDLAIRSLKKGASDFLVKPWKNQKVIDALKALVEKKSLKPQISRPTAAGNKIIGESEEMQLVFEKLKKVAPTDANVLILGENGTGKDLVARAVHDQSLRKNKPFVKVDVGALTESLFESELFGYKKGAFTDAREDRKGRFEAANGGTLFLDEIGNISLRQQARLLTVLQNRTITPLGSNENIPIDIRLICATNLELSDLADENTFRKDLIYRINTVDFMVPPLRDRGTDITLLSRYFTDLYAEKYFKVPFSIDKEFFSKLKSHTFPGNVRELQYVIERAVIMADNDTLTAEDLVFSGLEKSISTSSGIQETNLETVEKKTILKVIEKNKGNISKSAKELGITRAALYRRLNKYDL; this is translated from the coding sequence ATGCAACTGAAGAATGCGAACATACTGGTTATAGACGACGATCCCGATGTATTAACTGCATTGCGCATCATGCTGAAATCTTTGGCGAATAAAGTAGTTACCGAAAAGAATCCGAATAATATTACTTCACTTTTAGAGCAAGAAAAATTTGATTTAGTAATTCTTGATATGAACTTCAACGGAGTCGTAAATACCGGTAACGAAGGGATTTTTTGGCTTAATAAAATCAAACAAATCGATAAAAAAGTAGATGTTATCCTAATTACCGCTTATGCCGATATCGATTTGGCGATTCGATCGCTAAAAAAAGGAGCTTCAGATTTTTTGGTGAAACCCTGGAAGAATCAAAAAGTGATCGATGCATTAAAAGCGCTAGTTGAAAAAAAATCGTTAAAACCACAAATATCGAGACCTACTGCTGCCGGAAATAAAATTATCGGCGAAAGTGAAGAAATGCAGCTGGTTTTTGAGAAGCTCAAAAAAGTTGCACCTACAGATGCCAATGTTTTGATTTTGGGTGAAAATGGTACCGGTAAAGATTTGGTTGCCCGAGCGGTACACGATCAATCCCTTCGGAAAAATAAGCCTTTCGTAAAAGTAGATGTGGGTGCGCTGACGGAGAGTTTATTTGAAAGTGAACTTTTTGGATATAAAAAAGGAGCATTTACCGATGCGCGTGAAGATCGAAAAGGACGTTTTGAAGCGGCCAACGGCGGTACACTTTTTCTAGATGAAATAGGGAATATTAGTTTACGCCAGCAGGCAAGATTGCTTACGGTTTTACAAAACCGAACGATTACGCCCTTAGGGTCCAACGAAAATATTCCAATCGATATTCGATTAATTTGTGCTACAAATTTAGAATTGAGTGATCTGGCTGATGAGAATACATTCAGGAAAGATTTGATTTATCGAATCAATACCGTAGATTTTATGGTGCCGCCACTTCGCGATCGCGGTACCGATATTACATTGCTAAGCCGATATTTTACAGATCTATATGCTGAAAAATATTTTAAAGTACCGTTTTCAATTGATAAAGAATTTTTTAGTAAGCTGAAATCACATACTTTTCCCGGGAACGTTCGGGAACTTCAGTATGTTATAGAAAGGGCGGTAATAATGGCCGATAATGATACTCTTACTGCGGAAGATCTGGTATTTTCTGGATTAGAAAAATCGATATCCACTTCAAGCGGAATTCAGGAAACAAATCTCGAAACCGTAGAGAAGAAAACCATCCTGAAGGTGATCGAAAAAAACAAAGGAAATATCTCTAAATCGGCTAAAGAATTAGGGATTACAAGGGCAGCTTTGTATCGCAGACTTAATAAATATGACTTATAA